In Silene latifolia isolate original U9 population chromosome 3, ASM4854445v1, whole genome shotgun sequence, a single window of DNA contains:
- the LOC141649427 gene encoding uncharacterized protein LOC141649427 codes for MESILGSLKKVVQTRRTLNNFCCIYSFLSTIEPTNVKEALAEPDWIITMQEELQQFERNKALGLVVQGYNQQEGIDYNETFAPVARFEAIRLLIAFVAPKGMKLFQMDIKTAFLNGYFNEEVFVEQPYGFLDSKFQNHQKYIKELIRKFGMENSHSMPTPMVTDKKLTLDEDGMSVYETTYRGMIGSHLYLTASCPDIMFSVCDIQMQIMQVVLLIDKALPASLRLLDHAL; via the exons ATGGAGAGTATTCTTGGAAGTTTAAAGAAGGTTGTTCAAACTCGTAGAACGTTAAACAACTTTTGCTGCATCTACTCCTTCCTCTCCACCATTGAACCAACCAATGTcaaagaagctcttgctgaaccaGATTGGATCATTACTATGCAAGAAGAATTACAACAATTCGAAAGGAATAAGGCACTTG GATTGGTTGttcaaggatataatcaacaagaagggattgaCTATAatgagaccttcgctcccgtGGCTAGATTTGaagctattagattattaatagcttTTGTAGCTCCCAAAGGAATGAAATTATTTCAAATGGACATAAAGACTGcatttcttaatggttattttaatgaagaagtctttgtagagcaaccctATGGATTTctggatagcaagtttcaaaaccac CAAAAATACATTAAGGAACTAATCaggaaattcggaatggaaaattctcattcTATGCCCACTCCTATGGTCACAGATAAGAAATTAACATTGGACGAAGATGGTATGTCTGTCTATGAAACGACttaccgaggtatgattggttcacatCTATATTTAACTGCTAGTTGCccagatattatgtttagtgtatgc gatattcagatgcagattatgcaggttgttctCTTGATAGACAAAGCACTTCCGGCATCGTTACGTTTGTTGGACCATGCATTATAA
- the LOC141649426 gene encoding uncharacterized protein LOC141649426: MEIWDGLELAYEGTTILKKYRINMLIQNYELFTMEPNESLDSMFARFSSIINELKNLARKFEFEDIARKVLRRDLMAYELVLDKDEAELSKGKSMALHDSTSENVESDIEDETKIKDKTKCEKTKKEFKQVMLGSCWGELDTEDDEGSEDKEVVSHCLSNHSLDKCHEQDLELKDLKEQILDIAEENQLLKAKAKKLKSKVAANIATTSKSANVKKIALESKVIANEAINSELKHNIKHLQEPRSSDTVIEENGFPKPEPSSNDERNNNFRWFYDLCFDYNKRVNEPKQPQKPKESYKTKAPLKQPEKQPRCGERNNLWYLDSSCSRHMTGDINLFLSLKPFDGGKVTFGDNKKGKIVGVGQDEEEDMNEPYFRLSRDDPPKLGEEDKEIEGTNDELGSPSNDKGKRDGLIVDDPVTSSQNKNLETEIITDEAITLNLNQGTESRVIPDSATTPGLDTRGTILRSQSFEEGEPSSNDNDVPPTSNK; the protein is encoded by the exons atggaaatatgggatggtcttgaattagcttatgagggAACAACAATCCTTAAAAAATATCGTATTAACATGCTGATTCAAAATTATGAGCTCTTTACAATGGAGCCAAATGAATCTCTTGATAGCATGTTTGCACGATTTTCTAGCATTATAAATGAATTGAAAaatcttgctagaaagtttgagtTTGAAGACATTGCTAGAAAAGTCCTTAGGA GAGATCTTATGGCTTATGAGCTCGTCCTAGATAAGGATGAAGCCGAACTAAGTAAAGGTAAAAGTATGGCTCTGCATGACTCAACAAGTGAAAACGTCGAGTCTGACATTGAGGATGAGACG AAAATTAAGGACAAGACTAAGTGCGAAAAGACCAAAAAGGAGTTTAAACAAGTCATGCTTGGATCATGTTGGGGAGAGCTCGACACAGAAGATGACGAAGGGTCTGAAGATAAAGAGGTTGTTAGTCATTGTCTAAGcaat CATagtcttgataagtgtcacgaacaagatctGGAATTaaaagacttgaaagaacaaattctagatattgctgaagagaatcaactTCTTAAAGCCAAGGCTAAGAAGCTAAAATCTAAAGTTGCAGCTAATATAGCTACAACCTCAAAATCGGCAAATGTTAAAAAGAtagctcttgagtctaaagttatagctaatgaagctataaacTCAGAACTAAAAcacaacattaagcatcttcaagagCCAAG ATCATCTGACACTGTAATAGAAGAAAATGGTTTCCCTAAGCCTGAACCAAGTTCGAATGATGAAAGAAACAacaactttcgttggttctatgatctGTGTTTTGATTATAATAAAAGAGTCAATGAACCTAAACAGCCACAAAAGCCTAAAGAGTCCTATAAGACTAAGGCTCCTCTGAAACAACCTGAAAAACAACCTC gttgtggtgaaagaaacaatctatggtaccttgatagtagTTGTTCAAGGCATATGACTGGAGATATAAACCTATTTCTTTCACTTAAACCCTTTGATGGAGGTAAGGTTacttttggagataacaagaaaggTAAGATTGTTGGCGTTGGCCAG GATGAAGAGGAAGATATGAATGAACCATATTTCCGTCTATCTAGAGATGATCCTCCAAAGTTGggtgaggaagataaagaaattgaaggCACTAATGATGAACTTGGAAGTCCTTCAAATGACAAGGGAAAGAGAGATGGGCTTATAGTTGATGATCCTGTAACCTCCTCTCAAAACAAGAATTTGGAAACTGAAattataactgatgaagctataactttgaaTCTAAACCAAGGTACAGAATCCAGAGTTATACCTGATTCTGCTACAACCCCAGGATTGGATACAAGGGGAACAATTCTTAGatcccaatcattcgaagaaggtgaGCCAAGTTCAAATGACAATGATGTGCCTCCAACTTCTAACAAATGA